The following nucleotide sequence is from Mesobacillus jeotgali.
CAAGGTCTGGTCGGAGTCCGGTCAGGATGGCTTTGCAGCCCATCATGGCCACTCCAGTCAGGATTTTTTGAAAGTAGTCGATAACATCCTTATCCATCATGGCTACACCTGATAGGTCGATCACTAAATTTTGGAACCTTGTGTTAGCTATTTCGTTTAAAACCTTTTCTTCAATGATTCGAATCCTAAAGGAGTCAATAGTGCCAATTAGAGGCAGAACAGAAACAGTCTCACTTACTGGAATAATTGGGACAGATAAATGTTCGACCATTTCTCTTTGCTTATGGAGCATTTGATCTTTATATTTTGAGTAACTGAGAAAGAAACTGTTAAGAAATTGGTCTATTTGTTCGTTTATGAATTCTTCCAATTCATAAAAGTCCTTTTTTCCATCAGTCAGGTTCTTTTCGTCATCAATTTCACTAATTATCTGCCAAAAAGTTCTCCTGATCGCTTGAACCCATTCTAATTTTAAGGACAGAGTTAGAGAATGTCCTGCCCAGGCAATTCCCTCCTCTTCTGCAAAAGCGATAAGATCTTTATCATTTTGATCTATTATATAGAAGATTAATTTCCTGGCATTCTTTAATAGGTCAATGTTTCCTTTCTCTAAAATCTCAGTGATTTTCCCCGAAACATTAACGGCTTGAGAGAGTAAACTCTCTTCAAATATTTCACCTTTATCATTAAAGTAGATTTTGATTTCTTCTCTTAAATCATTTATGTTATTCAACTTTCTTACCCCCGAAGTAATAACTGTAAAGCAAATTATAAATACCCTCTTTGATGATTTATAAACTGATTCACCTTAAATTTAGGAGTTGGACGAGACGCAAAAACCTTTCCAGTACCTCAATTTAGGTAAAATCACCACAGAACTTATTTAGAGACTCTAAAATTAGTACTTTCAAAATATGTAAAATGAGTCTATCTGCTGGCGAAATAATTAGAATATTCTAATTATAATAGAGTTGTCCTATAAAATGGGCAAATATAGGAGGTGTATTGATGAGGAAAAGAAAGAAGCTTATGCAAGGGTTCGTCATGGCAACAGCGATCAGTGCTCTGGGTTTTTCTACCTTTTATCCAGGGTTGAGCGGTTCCGGTGTAACGGGAGCGCAGCAGTTGGAAGGGAATTTGATTCTCCCTGATGAATCGCCTTCCATTGTTCAATTGGAAGTCCCGGACAAAGAGGCAATGGAGAAACTCGTTGAACTGGGAATTGATTTGACGCACAGAGTGCATCAGCATGGTGATGGACTTGAGGTCGATGTCGTTGTCACTCCTTCGGAAATCAAAGAGCTCGCAAAATACGGCATTAAAGTAAAGGATACGCTTATTACCGAAGCTCAATGGAACCAAAGAACCGCGGAAAGAAATGCTGCGGCACAGCAGGAATCCAGTATCGCTTCAGCAGAGGATACGCTTAAAGTCCTGCGGGCGAACCATTATACTAACCAGTCAGACACCTTCCTTTATGTTGAAGCAAAAACCTCCGCTGGTGAAAGTGCTAGCACTGTTCTTACGGCCAGCTGGGTTGAAAATGGAGTTGAAAAATCAGCGACCATGCAGCGGTTTGTTGACCTCGGGGAATATATGTATCACTGGTTTGAGTTGCCAGTAACAGCTGTTCCTGATAGCGTCACCATCACAAGCAGCCTGGGCGGAACTGCTTCCAGCCCTGTGTCAGAGTGGCTTGGCGAAGATAAGAAAGGCAGTCCTGAAAAACATTATGTGAAGGATTTCGTTGACCACTATATGGATCCGTACGAGCTGTATGAAAGAGCTGAAAAGCTTGAAAAAGAGTTCCCGGACTTGGTGGAGATTATCGAAATGCCGAACAAAACAAATGGATACCGCCGTCTAGCTCAGGCGACAATGGGAACAACGAATAGTTCGGCTGTTGTGGTTTCCTCGAAAGCCTGGGGTCACGAAGGCGGAAATGATATTACTGTTCAGTTCAAGAATCCTCAGCAAGCTAACCATCCTTTAACTGTAGCGGCTGAGGGGAATAATTTAGTGGTTGAACTTGGAACAGACAGTTCCGGAAATGTGATAAGCACTGCCAGCCAGGTAGCTGCGGCGCTTAATGCAGAAGCAGATGAACTCGTTACTGCGAGTACATACCGCGGAAATGCCGGTTCTGGCACTGTGGAGCCAAACACTGCGCAGCTGACAGATGGCTTGAATGCACCGGATCACATTTCACGTGAACCGCAAACAGTCAAAGCAATACGGATTGGAAAACATCGTGATGGCTCCAAGCCGGGTGTTCTTGGCTATGCCCAGGAGCATGCCCGTGAGTGGGTAACGCCGCTGGTAACGATTGAAACAGCGGAACGCTTGCTAAGAAACTATGCGCATGACGGAGAAACAAAACAGCTTGTGAATAACCTTGATATCTTCCTTGTGCCGTCGGTGAATCCGGACGGAGCAACGTATAGCTTCTATGACTACAACTGGCAGCGGAAAAATATGACGAACCATTGCGGACCTGAACTTTCAGATCCAGGTGCTCGCCATGCTTGGGGAGTCGACCTGAACCGAAACCATTCTGTTGGATCCGTCTTTGATGGCTTTGTAGGTGCCACTTCTACAAATTGTACAAGCTCTGTTTATGCAGGACCTGAGGAACACTCAGAGCCTGAATCAAAGAACCTAGTCTGGCTGGCAGATCAGAATCCAAATATTAAATTTGCGATGAATATCCACAGCTATGGAGGATATTTCATGTGGTCCCCGGGCTCCTATGATCCTGACAGAGTCACACTGCCGCGACCTACTGCCGGCCAGGAAGCATTCTATTGGGCAGCATCGAATGAAATTCTGAATGATATTCAGGACCATCGCGGTACCGTCATTTTACCAAGCCGTACCGGTCCGATTCCAGATGTATTGTACTCTGCAGCTGGAAACTCAGCTGATTATCTGTGGTATGAAAAAGGGATCTACGCATGGAACTTTGAAGTGGGAGCGGACCTGTGGGATGCAGATGCGAAAAGATGGCGTTCTGTAGGGTTCCAGCCACCGTTTGAAGAGGGGCATGAGGAGGCCATGGAATTTGCGAATGGCCTGATTGGCCTGATCAAAGTCGCATACAGCCAATCCAAGGATAAGCAGCCACCATCCACAAAAGTTGTAACTGAAAACAATGCTGCTGGCCCGGTAGAGGTCACATTCGAAACAAGTGAAGCAGCAACCATTTATTATACTCTCGATGGAAGCCGCCCTAACTTTGAGTCACCACATTTACGCCTGGCCGGGACGCGTGAACCAGCCGAAACATTGACAATCGACGAAACCACCACAATCAACTGGTTTGCAGTCGATGCGGCGGGCAATATTGAGAAAAACTACAACCCATTCAGCAATTCAAACAACTTTAACTCTGTAAAAATAACAATAAAATAAAATCGCTGTAAGGTGCCTGCTCCTAGCTTCTTTATAGAATGCTTGGGGCAAGCATCTTTTTTTTGTTGACAGATTAACCTTCTTTTACCTTGACGACTTTAGGTAGAGCAAAATCCGCTAAAAAAATATAAAAAACCTCAGCCAAAAGTTGTAGATAGGTTACACCATTCCTCCGAAGAGATCGCTTAATGGCTTTCTTATAATAAAGATAAGAAAAATCATAGGAAGGTGTTCAAAATGAACCATTATATATGTAACACTTGCGGTGTCCAATATCCCCATACTGCTCATGCTCCTGAAACCTGCTTAATTTGTGCTGACGAAAGACAGTATATCCATCCGGATGGGCAGTCATGGACAACGCTTCAACAGCTTGTAGATTCAGGGGAATATGAAAATACCATTGTCCAAGAAGAGGCAGGACTGTACAGCCTGACCACTTCTCCTTCGTTTGCTATTGGGCAGACAGCCTATTTAGTTCAAAATGAAGGGTTCAACCTGTTATGGGACTGCATCACCTACCTAGACGAAAAAACAGAAAATGAAATACATTCTCTAGGAGGAATCGATGCCATCGCATTATCACATCCACATTATTATTCGACACAGGTTGAATGGGCTGAACGATTCGAAGCAAATATCTATATCCACGAAAACGATCGCCAGTGGGTCACTAGGCACAGTGACAGGATCATATTCTGGTCTGGTGATTCCCTGGAGCTCGATGCGGGTGTAACATTGCAACGTTTGGGTGGTCATTTTAATGGGGGAAGTGTTTTACACTGGGAAAATGATGTCAACAAGCAAGGGGTCCTACTTACTGGTGATATTATTCAAATAGTGGCCGATCGACAATGGGTCAGTTTCATGTATAGTTATCCAAACCTTATTCCACTGCCAGCTAACAAGGTTCAGGAGATGGCAGCTAAAGTCAGCGTTCTAAATTTTGACAGACTATATAATGCATTCCATCGTGTCATTAAGGGAGATGCCCATCAGTCTGTTCAAAAATCCGCTAAGAGGTATATTGAGGCTTTGGAGGGAAAGTTCGTTAATATAAACAATTAAAAGGATCATCTGAAAATAACGCCTGGTTGATAAAACCAGGCGTTTATTGGGAGCAAGGGGACAGACCTCATGCTCCTCTTTTCGTAATTTTTTTTTGAAGCAAAAGGTACGTCCGAGACCAGTGAAAAAGTCTAATTAAAGGTCCCTTTTCTCACTTATTCTGTTTTTATCCATGAAAAAACCCCCTGAATGGTATAATGGGTACGACCAAATACCGACCATTAGGGGGTTTTTCTTGTGCTTCGACTAGAGCCAAAGCAATCAAGTTTTCACTCCGTATTATACGATAAAATACCAGAAAATCATATTCTTAAGAAGATTACTACTGTTGTAGATTTCAGTTTTATTAATGAACTACTGATCGATAGCTATTCCAAACGGTTTGGACGTCCTGCAAAAGAACCTGAGTTGATGTGTAAACTTCTATTTCTACAACATCTATATAATTATTCCGATGAACAAATCAAGGCGGAGGCAGAATTAAATCTTGCTTATCTGTATTTTCTTGGCCTCAATCCGGAAGATACCCTCCCTGATAAAAGTCTTCTTTCCAAATTCAGGACCCACCGTCTAGGAGAATCCACATTAGACGAAATCATTACTGAGATTGCACGACAATGTGTGGAACAAGGGATCCTTGAAGGGAAGAGTGTGAGCATTGATGCCACCCATATTGAAGCAAATACAATAAAGAAGACACCTGAAAGATTAATGAAGCATATCGCCAAGAAAATCGTTGGTGCCTATGAAATTGAATCGGGTCACTCCTTGGAAAATATACCGGAGGTACCAGATTACCAGGACATTCCGGATCACCATGAAGCCAAGAAGGTCATGAAACAATACTTGGAAACCGTCATTGATGAAGCAGAAAAAAACATTTCAGGCCATGAACAGGAAACCCAGCAGATGATCCAGAAAGCGAAAGACATCCTCAGTGACCCGAAATTCATGAATCAAAAAGGCATTCGATCACTTATAGATGAAGATGCGAGGGTTGGACGAAAAAGTAAAACCCAGGATTTTTATGGCTATAAAACAGAGTTCGTTATGACAACGGATGAGCGAATTATCACTTCAGTCCGAACATCAGATGGCGCTTATATGGATGGCGGTTACGCAAAAGAAATGTTAAAAGATACCCTTAAATCAGGTATGAACATCGATGAAGTTTATGGAGATAAGGCCTATTTCAGAAAATACATTCTCGATGACATACAGGAACTTAATGCCCGACCATACATACCAGTTAGCTCCCTAGTATACAGGCTGGATGAAAGTGAATTTACCTATAATAAAGATTCGGATGAATGGCAGTGCAGCCAGGGGAATACAACACTAAATAAAAAACGCTATAAATCAAAGAGAAAAGATGGTGTCAGAGAGGGCTATAAGTATTACTTCGAGATCAACCAATGTAAGGCCTGTCCCTTGCATGATGAGTGTGCAAAGACCAGCGCGAGAAGAATCTTGGTCGTTGGATTGAACACCTCTGAATTTTATGAAATATCCCAGTATCAAAAAACTGAGGAATTTAAGAAAAAGTATAAAAAGCGAGCAACCATCGAAGGGAAAAATGCGGAGCTTAAAAGGTTTCATGGCCTATCCCGAGCCAGGGGGTATGGTCTTTTAAGTGTGTCTGTACAATCAAAATTAGCCGCAATAGCAGTAAATTTAAAGAGGATAGCGGCGATCGCTTCCTCTTTTTTACTGCTTATTTCGGTGAAATCTATGTAAATTGGAGTTCATTTCAAATGAGCTAACAAAAGGGAAAGAAAAAAGAGTGGTTTTTCACTGGTCTCGGTACGTCCCTCTGCTTCGTAACGTTCTCATCCAACTAAAGTCCCTTGCAATTTTTCCTAAATCTTGTTATTCTTAGGTAGAATTATTTTTGTTCGGTGTAAAGTTCGACTCTTCGTTCTAATGATCACTTTGGGCAAGGATAGTAATACAATGTGCATTAGCACTAGGAGGCAACAAACATGGAACAAGGTACAGTTAAATGGTTTAACGCAGAAAAAGGTTTCGGATTCATCGAGCGCGAAGGTGGAGAAGATGTATTCGTTCATTTCTCTGCAATCCAATCTGAAGGCTTCAAATCATTAGACGAAGGTCAAAAAGTTACTTTCGACGTTGAGCAAGGTGCACGTGGACCTCAAGCTGCTAACGTTCAAAAAGCTTAATTTTGATATAGCATACCGAAACAGACTCCAAAAGGGTCTGTTTTTTATTTTTAAAAATAACAGCAATAAAAAACCCTACTCAACGAACGAGTAGGGGCATGGAACCGGTAAAGTAAAAAATTTAAAGCAAAAGGTTATTTACAGTATAACACACCAATCTCAAAATCAAATGATTAGCAGAAATTTAGCAAGTGCATGATAATGACAACATAGAAGGCACACAAATGGAGGAATGGATGATGAAATTTCCAAACGACGCGGATGGAGAAGCATTGCGCAGTTTGTTTAATGAAGGAATAAGTTTTAAAAAGCCGCAGCCAGTCGAGTTTTTTATAGCTGTGCCGGATAAGGCAACTGGCGAGAAGCTTCTGCCAGTATTGAAGGAAGAAGGCTTTCATGGCTTACTCGAGCAGGATGATGAGACAGATGAGTGGGCTTGCAGTTGCTCGAAAAAGATGCTCCTTAACCATAGCGAATTAAAAAAAGTGCAGGAAAAGCTGGATAAAATAAGCAAGCCTTACGGCGGCCATTCTGATGGCTGGGGCGTATTTGTAGAATAAAATGCAGGTGATGACATGCTTCATACTTTTTTAGGTGAAACAATCGGGTATGATGTGATTTTTAAAAATCGGAAAACAATCGGCATTTATATGGATCTGTACGGCCATGTCGAAGTCCACGCTCCTAAGGGGACCTCAGATGCAAATGTGCTTCAAATCCTAGAAGGCCAATGGGACTTGATCCTGCAAAGGGCGAAGGAAATGAAAGACCGGGCCTCAGCCGGCAGGGAAAAAGAATACGGATCAGGCGGACAATTTCTATACTTGGGCAGGCTCTATCACATTCTGATTTCCCAGGATGCAGATATCGAAAAAGACAATGCCGTGTTCGAGGCAGACAAGCTCCATGTATACGTGAAAGAGCAAAATGAAGAGAGCATCAAACAGGCTCTAAAGCGATTTTACTATCAGCAGTGCAAGGCATTAGTCGAAAAACGGGTTAAATTTCATCAAACTGAATTCAAAATAAAGCCGCGCTCGATTAGAATCACGGACAGTAAGACGAACTGGGGAACGTGTGATTCCATGAGGAATTTGACATTCAATTGGAAGCTGTCCATGGCACCAATGGAAGTGATTGATTATGTTGTCGTCCATGAAATGTGCCATATGGTCCATATGAATCACGACCGTTCATTTTGGCGGCTTGTCGGAAAAACCATGCCTGAATATGAACAGTATGAGCGCTGGCTCGCTGTGTCGGGGTGGAGGATGGAGGTTTAGTGTAGCGGGGGTGACAGATCCTCTCAGCGGAGCAAAAAACTTCAAAAATATTATCCTTATACTAGTCCACGAAGGCTACTGGCAAGTTAGGGGATATGATACCGATGCATGGGTAGGATCAAAAGAGACAACTTGAGCCTAATCTTGTACAGAAAGATGGAGCAAACGCAGCAAACAGGGAGGAAGGGTGACGGACCTTTTACTCCTTTTTTGTAATTTTGGAAGCAAAAGATCCCTTTGCTTCTGAACCCATTATTTTGCTATGTTAATGGCGTAAAGCTTAAGCTCCTCATCGCCTTGAGGAAGAGTCACGTATCCTTCAAAACTCATACCAAGCTTTTCAAGGAGTTTTGAGGAGGAAGCATTGTCTTTGGTTGTAATTGCAACGATCCGATCCAAACCTAGTTTACGGGCATATTCCAATGTTCCGTTTGCTGATTCAAAGGCATATCCTTTTGATTGATGTTCGGCAAGAAAGGCATATCCAATATCGACATCCTCCAGTCCATCGCGTTTAATCAAACCGCATAAACCAACCGGCAGTTGGCTCTCTTTTAGTTCAACCATAAAAAGCCCGAACCCCACTCGTTCATACACTTTTCTTGGCCCGGTCAAAATATATTTCTTAGCATCCCCAAGCGACCGAATGCCTTTATCTCCAATATATTTTAGCCATCCTGGTTCATTCAGCAACTTAATGATAAACTCTTGATCACTAACTTCCAGCCAGCGGACTTTCAAACGTTCGGTTTCGAATACTATCAAATGGCATACCTCATTTCAAAAAGATAGTTCAGTTTAGCACCATCTTATCATTATGCGACAAGGGGACGGTACCGGCGTCTCGTGAATTGTAAGAATTCAACCATATAATCTTCGGCATCTTTTTATCTTTGTATGGCAGGGCTTAACCAAAATTCATTAGTGTTTTTCTTAACTATTTCGGTTCCCGAATGATACTTGAGAACCGTCCCAGTGTCTCCCAGTGTCTCGCGATTTCTATTGTTTATATTTTTTTAAAATTTTAAAGAAAAAGTAGTTGACACTAAAATTAAATTTATGATATTATTAAAAATTTGATAAAAAATAATATATGTGTTAAGGTTAAGAAGGTTACCAAATATGGAGGTGGATTATTTGTTCCAAATTGACGATAACATTGTTTATCCAATGCACGGAGTAGGTATTATAAAAGCCATAGAAGAAAAGGAAATATCAGGGAAAAAACAACAATATTATGTCATAAAAATGTTAATCGGTAATATGCAAGTCATGATTCCTGCGGGTAAAATATTGAGTTCAAATATACGACCTGTTACTGACATAATTGCATTAAAACACATCATAAACATTTTTCATCATGGAGAAACTGATAGATTACTGCCGTGGAAACAAAGGTATAAAGTGAACACGGACAAAATAAAAACAGGTAAAATACAAGAATGTACTGAAGTTGTACGTGATTTAATGCGTATGAAGAAAGAAAAAGCACTTAATACAAGCGAAAAAACAATGTTAGATAACGCACATAAATTTTTGATTAGTGAACTGGAATTAATTAAAGGGATTACTGAAAATCAAATAAAAAGTTTCTGTTAAGGTTTCTTTAATACATCTTCAAAGACATTCAACTTCTCCAACTCACCTTTAGAGCATTAACCTCTTTTGTTTTATCTAAAATCTAATCCATTTTTATTACTTAAATTTCCTATACGAACGTTTGAAGTTTCATCAAATAACTCGATAAAATAGTCACTTGATTTTTGCAACCCTGATTCACACTGGCACGGACTAGGAGCCGTAAGGATGAAAGAGAGGTAGGGCTTTCATTGTTTTAGGTATACAATATATTATTTAAGTCATTATTTCTAGGAGAAAAAACAATCAATCTCACCTCTATCTTTAAGAATTTTTTGCATCTACTGAGACAGTGAATAGTAATTGTTTAGCTTCCTTTCGTAAAAGAGAAAACGAATTGGTATCACCATCTACAAAAAATGGTTTCCAGACGAGGAAACCATTTTTTATTTACTTAACAATAGTAAAGATTACTGGTGATGATTATAAATCCTTGATGTTGGACAGTCCAAAAAACTGCAAGAATGATTCCTTACAACGCTTTTTTTATTAACTACCTGGGACGGAAGAACCGTCCGTGTGTTTATCTGGATGAGACGACGAGGAATCTGATCGTCTGATCTGTATGGTTGTACCAATAATGTGTTTCGCTGGCGGAAAAGAACCAGGATTCTCCTTGTTGGAGTTCAATCATTTTGGTGCCTACTTGCAGCGTTAAAGTTCCTTCTATTACATAGACGAATTCATGGCCGCTATGTGAAAAAGGTTGTCCGTCGCTTTGGTTTGCGGGGAGAGTGACGAGTATGGGATGAAAGTCTGGGTTTGGGACTTGCTGTGTTAGGTCTTGATAATGAAATGAAGGTTCACTCACAGGCTCAGTATTACTGGAAAAAAAGATACTTGGATTGACGCCAAGAACTTCTGATATTTTCCGCAGTGATTCTAATGTGACACTGGACTTTCCACGCTCTACCTGTGATAAAAAGCTGATGGACACACCGGCCCCTTCTGCAAGTTCCTTCAAGGTCATTTTCTTCTCTTTACGGATTTCTTTCAGTCGTACACCGATCATAAAAATTCACCTTTCTCTTTTTTCCTAAAATTAAGATTGTGTCAGTTTGAATAAAGTTGACAGAATATTAACCATTATCTAAAATTTAATTAAAGTGTCACTTCAATTTTAAAATGGGAGGTAGAGGAAATGCAACAATTGGATAAGAAAACGACTTGGCGTGTATTGATTGCCAGCCTTGTTGGCAGTTCCATTGAATGGTTTGACTATTTCTTGTATGGAACAATGGCTGCACTTGTATTTAACCAATTATTCTTTGTCAACGAGGATCCAACAGTAGGCTTGCTTTTAGCGTATGCATCGTTTGCCCTTTCGTTTTTCATCCGGCCATTTGGAGGAATTATTTTTAGTCATATCGGAGATCGTATCGGCCGGAAAAAGA
It contains:
- a CDS encoding CarD family transcriptional regulator — encoded protein: MEVDYLFQIDDNIVYPMHGVGIIKAIEEKEISGKKQQYYVIKMLIGNMQVMIPAGKILSSNIRPVTDIIALKHIINIFHHGETDRLLPWKQRYKVNTDKIKTGKIQECTEVVRDLMRMKKEKALNTSEKTMLDNAHKFLISELELIKGITENQIKSFC
- a CDS encoding cold-shock protein — encoded protein: MEQGTVKWFNAEKGFGFIEREGGEDVFVHFSAIQSEGFKSLDEGQKVTFDVEQGARGPQAANVQKA
- a CDS encoding M48 family metallopeptidase; protein product: MLHTFLGETIGYDVIFKNRKTIGIYMDLYGHVEVHAPKGTSDANVLQILEGQWDLILQRAKEMKDRASAGREKEYGSGGQFLYLGRLYHILISQDADIEKDNAVFEADKLHVYVKEQNEESIKQALKRFYYQQCKALVEKRVKFHQTEFKIKPRSIRITDSKTNWGTCDSMRNLTFNWKLSMAPMEVIDYVVVHEMCHMVHMNHDRSFWRLVGKTMPEYEQYERWLAVSGWRMEV
- a CDS encoding helix-turn-helix domain-containing protein, with protein sequence MIGVRLKEIRKEKKMTLKELAEGAGVSISFLSQVERGKSSVTLESLRKISEVLGVNPSIFFSSNTEPVSEPSFHYQDLTQQVPNPDFHPILVTLPANQSDGQPFSHSGHEFVYVIEGTLTLQVGTKMIELQQGESWFFSASETHYWYNHTDQTIRFLVVSSR
- a CDS encoding M14 family metallopeptidase, with product MRKRKKLMQGFVMATAISALGFSTFYPGLSGSGVTGAQQLEGNLILPDESPSIVQLEVPDKEAMEKLVELGIDLTHRVHQHGDGLEVDVVVTPSEIKELAKYGIKVKDTLITEAQWNQRTAERNAAAQQESSIASAEDTLKVLRANHYTNQSDTFLYVEAKTSAGESASTVLTASWVENGVEKSATMQRFVDLGEYMYHWFELPVTAVPDSVTITSSLGGTASSPVSEWLGEDKKGSPEKHYVKDFVDHYMDPYELYERAEKLEKEFPDLVEIIEMPNKTNGYRRLAQATMGTTNSSAVVVSSKAWGHEGGNDITVQFKNPQQANHPLTVAAEGNNLVVELGTDSSGNVISTASQVAAALNAEADELVTASTYRGNAGSGTVEPNTAQLTDGLNAPDHISREPQTVKAIRIGKHRDGSKPGVLGYAQEHAREWVTPLVTIETAERLLRNYAHDGETKQLVNNLDIFLVPSVNPDGATYSFYDYNWQRKNMTNHCGPELSDPGARHAWGVDLNRNHSVGSVFDGFVGATSTNCTSSVYAGPEEHSEPESKNLVWLADQNPNIKFAMNIHSYGGYFMWSPGSYDPDRVTLPRPTAGQEAFYWAASNEILNDIQDHRGTVILPSRTGPIPDVLYSAAGNSADYLWYEKGIYAWNFEVGADLWDADAKRWRSVGFQPPFEEGHEEAMEFANGLIGLIKVAYSQSKDKQPPSTKVVTENNAAGPVEVTFETSEAATIYYTLDGSRPNFESPHLRLAGTREPAETLTIDETTTINWFAVDAAGNIEKNYNPFSNSNNFNSVKITIK
- a CDS encoding MBL fold metallo-hydrolase, which produces MNHYICNTCGVQYPHTAHAPETCLICADERQYIHPDGQSWTTLQQLVDSGEYENTIVQEEAGLYSLTTSPSFAIGQTAYLVQNEGFNLLWDCITYLDEKTENEIHSLGGIDAIALSHPHYYSTQVEWAERFEANIYIHENDRQWVTRHSDRIIFWSGDSLELDAGVTLQRLGGHFNGGSVLHWENDVNKQGVLLTGDIIQIVADRQWVSFMYSYPNLIPLPANKVQEMAAKVSVLNFDRLYNAFHRVIKGDAHQSVQKSAKRYIEALEGKFVNINN
- a CDS encoding ribonuclease E inhibitor RraB, with protein sequence MMKFPNDADGEALRSLFNEGISFKKPQPVEFFIAVPDKATGEKLLPVLKEEGFHGLLEQDDETDEWACSCSKKMLLNHSELKKVQEKLDKISKPYGGHSDGWGVFVE
- a CDS encoding STAS domain-containing protein, yielding MNNINDLREEIKIYFNDKGEIFEESLLSQAVNVSGKITEILEKGNIDLLKNARKLIFYIIDQNDKDLIAFAEEEGIAWAGHSLTLSLKLEWVQAIRRTFWQIISEIDDEKNLTDGKKDFYELEEFINEQIDQFLNSFFLSYSKYKDQMLHKQREMVEHLSVPIIPVSETVSVLPLIGTIDSFRIRIIEEKVLNEIANTRFQNLVIDLSGVAMMDKDVIDYFQKILTGVAMMGCKAILTGLRPDLVRTMVHGGILFEKDAETRGTLKETLKNYL
- a CDS encoding GNAT family N-acetyltransferase gives rise to the protein MIVFETERLKVRWLEVSDQEFIIKLLNEPGWLKYIGDKGIRSLGDAKKYILTGPRKVYERVGFGLFMVELKESQLPVGLCGLIKRDGLEDVDIGYAFLAEHQSKGYAFESANGTLEYARKLGLDRIVAITTKDNASSSKLLEKLGMSFEGYVTLPQGDEELKLYAINIAK